The following coding sequences are from one Ornithorhynchus anatinus isolate Pmale09 chromosome 11, mOrnAna1.pri.v4, whole genome shotgun sequence window:
- the LOC100090797 gene encoding keratin-associated protein 2-3-like has translation MVSSCCGSVCSNLSCGGGCFQPQSFGSGCCGRPCPPPLSCQTTVCRPVSCVPRFSRPCFQPCSRPEPCCLQPGCCQPISCCPSSCTAVVCRPCCWASTCCQPISVQSPCCRPPCCQPAPCRMTCC, from the coding sequence ATGGTCAGCTCCTGCTGTGGCTCCGTCTGCTCTAACCTGAGCTGTGGAGGAGGCTGCTTCCAGCCCCAGAGCTTCGGGTCCGGCTGCTGCGgccgcccctgcccgcccccgctcTCTTGCCAGACCACCGTCTGCCGGCCCGTCAGCTGCGTGCCCCGATTCAGCCGCCCTTGCTTCCAGCCCTGCAGCCGCCCCGAGCCCTGCTGCCTCCAGCCCGGCTGCTGCCAACCTAtctcctgctgcccctcctcctgcaccGCCGTCGTCTGCCGGCCTTGCTGCTGGGCCTCCACTTGCTGCCAGCCGATTTCCGTCCAGTCCCCTTGCTGCAGGCCCCCCTGCTGCCAGCCTGCTCCTTGCCGCATGACTTGCTGCTGA